A genomic stretch from Primulina huaijiensis isolate GDHJ02 chromosome 14, ASM1229523v2, whole genome shotgun sequence includes:
- the LOC140957838 gene encoding uncharacterized protein isoform X1 has product MDQNQWDLFVKRTLSPTFQEKSAKFRAMREKQDHIHTMSRRGYARLTHIMEKTTEGDTRITRSQVWIEGHKKKNGESITQAVGEKMKQIQECPPESQNTINIADDAISLVFGKENRGRVRGMGFGVTPSKVGAYVHQNGTVKQLQDMVHNLQQEMQEMKSMFLQSMRQQNQQEQVPSGGIGSGIGNEVGSNSDINIGAKKSCDFDNVKKHLATAQSNLKNVSCGDICANSKCKLLHWSVDGLVVAEGRISSTDLNTKVHHVVLGRSCWKVWVDKVLVEKVDLIRPNDEMQFLDDAIGSTVAWLSKFVVLCD; this is encoded by the exons ATGGACCAAAATCAGTGGGACTTGTTTGTAAAGAGGACACTATCACCTACCTTTCAA GAAAAGAGTGCAAAATTTAGAGCAATGAGGGAAAAACAAGACCACATTCACACAATGAGCCGGAGAGGTTATGCTCGTTTGACTCACATTATg GAGAAGACAACTGAAGGAGATACAAGAATTACGAGATCACAAGTTTGGATTGAAGGgcacaagaaaaaaaatggagaaTCTATTACTCAAGCTGTTGGAGAGAAAATG AAACAAATACAAGAATGTCCACCTGAATCTCAAAACACAATTAACATTGCTGATGATGCAATTAGCCTTGTGTTTGGCAAGGAAAATCGGGGTAGAGTGCGAGGGATGGGCTTTGGAGTTACACCATCAAAAGTTGGAGCTTATGTACATCAAAATGGCACTGTTAAACAACTTCAAGATATGGTGCATAACCTTCAACAAGAAATGCAAGAAATGAAGTCCATGTTTTTACAAAGTATGAGACAACAAAATCAACAAGAACAG GTTCCTAGTGGTGGCATTGGTAGCGGTATTGGGAATGAAGTTGGCAGCAACAGTGATATCAATATTGGTGCAAAGAAAAGTTGTGATTTTGATAATGTTAAAAAACATCTTGCTACAGCTCAG TCAAATTTGAAGAATGTGAGTTGTGGAGATATATGTGCTAATAGTAAATGTAAGTTGCTTCATTGGTCTGTTGATGGATTAGTTGTTGCAGAAGGTCGAATTTCATCTACAGATCTAAACACAAAAGTGCATCATGTTGTTCTTGGTAGATCTTGTTGGAAAGTTTGGGTTGATAAGGTTTTGGTAGAGAAGGTGGATCTAATTCGACCAAATGATGAAATGCAGTTTCTCGATGACGCAATAGGAAGCACGGTCGCATGGTTATCTAAATTTGTAGTATTGTGTGATTGA
- the LOC140957838 gene encoding uncharacterized protein isoform X2, giving the protein MDQNQWDLFVKRTLSPTFQEKSAKFRAMREKQDHIHTMSRRGYARLTHIMKTTEGDTRITRSQVWIEGHKKKNGESITQAVGEKMKQIQECPPESQNTINIADDAISLVFGKENRGRVRGMGFGVTPSKVGAYVHQNGTVKQLQDMVHNLQQEMQEMKSMFLQSMRQQNQQEQVPSGGIGSGIGNEVGSNSDINIGAKKSCDFDNVKKHLATAQSNLKNVSCGDICANSKCKLLHWSVDGLVVAEGRISSTDLNTKVHHVVLGRSCWKVWVDKVLVEKVDLIRPNDEMQFLDDAIGSTVAWLSKFVVLCD; this is encoded by the exons ATGGACCAAAATCAGTGGGACTTGTTTGTAAAGAGGACACTATCACCTACCTTTCAA GAAAAGAGTGCAAAATTTAGAGCAATGAGGGAAAAACAAGACCACATTCACACAATGAGCCGGAGAGGTTATGCTCGTTTGACTCACATTATg AAGACAACTGAAGGAGATACAAGAATTACGAGATCACAAGTTTGGATTGAAGGgcacaagaaaaaaaatggagaaTCTATTACTCAAGCTGTTGGAGAGAAAATG AAACAAATACAAGAATGTCCACCTGAATCTCAAAACACAATTAACATTGCTGATGATGCAATTAGCCTTGTGTTTGGCAAGGAAAATCGGGGTAGAGTGCGAGGGATGGGCTTTGGAGTTACACCATCAAAAGTTGGAGCTTATGTACATCAAAATGGCACTGTTAAACAACTTCAAGATATGGTGCATAACCTTCAACAAGAAATGCAAGAAATGAAGTCCATGTTTTTACAAAGTATGAGACAACAAAATCAACAAGAACAG GTTCCTAGTGGTGGCATTGGTAGCGGTATTGGGAATGAAGTTGGCAGCAACAGTGATATCAATATTGGTGCAAAGAAAAGTTGTGATTTTGATAATGTTAAAAAACATCTTGCTACAGCTCAG TCAAATTTGAAGAATGTGAGTTGTGGAGATATATGTGCTAATAGTAAATGTAAGTTGCTTCATTGGTCTGTTGATGGATTAGTTGTTGCAGAAGGTCGAATTTCATCTACAGATCTAAACACAAAAGTGCATCATGTTGTTCTTGGTAGATCTTGTTGGAAAGTTTGGGTTGATAAGGTTTTGGTAGAGAAGGTGGATCTAATTCGACCAAATGATGAAATGCAGTTTCTCGATGACGCAATAGGAAGCACGGTCGCATGGTTATCTAAATTTGTAGTATTGTGTGATTGA
- the LOC140957838 gene encoding uncharacterized protein isoform X4: MDQNQWDLFVKRTLSPTFQEKSAKFRAMREKQDHIHTMSRRGYARLTHIMKQIQECPPESQNTINIADDAISLVFGKENRGRVRGMGFGVTPSKVGAYVHQNGTVKQLQDMVHNLQQEMQEMKSMFLQSMRQQNQQEQVPSGGIGSGIGNEVGSNSDINIGAKKSCDFDNVKKHLATAQSNLKNVSCGDICANSKCKLLHWSVDGLVVAEGRISSTDLNTKVHHVVLGRSCWKVWVDKVLVEKVDLIRPNDEMQFLDDAIGSTVAWLSKFVVLCD, translated from the exons ATGGACCAAAATCAGTGGGACTTGTTTGTAAAGAGGACACTATCACCTACCTTTCAA GAAAAGAGTGCAAAATTTAGAGCAATGAGGGAAAAACAAGACCACATTCACACAATGAGCCGGAGAGGTTATGCTCGTTTGACTCACATTATg AAACAAATACAAGAATGTCCACCTGAATCTCAAAACACAATTAACATTGCTGATGATGCAATTAGCCTTGTGTTTGGCAAGGAAAATCGGGGTAGAGTGCGAGGGATGGGCTTTGGAGTTACACCATCAAAAGTTGGAGCTTATGTACATCAAAATGGCACTGTTAAACAACTTCAAGATATGGTGCATAACCTTCAACAAGAAATGCAAGAAATGAAGTCCATGTTTTTACAAAGTATGAGACAACAAAATCAACAAGAACAG GTTCCTAGTGGTGGCATTGGTAGCGGTATTGGGAATGAAGTTGGCAGCAACAGTGATATCAATATTGGTGCAAAGAAAAGTTGTGATTTTGATAATGTTAAAAAACATCTTGCTACAGCTCAG TCAAATTTGAAGAATGTGAGTTGTGGAGATATATGTGCTAATAGTAAATGTAAGTTGCTTCATTGGTCTGTTGATGGATTAGTTGTTGCAGAAGGTCGAATTTCATCTACAGATCTAAACACAAAAGTGCATCATGTTGTTCTTGGTAGATCTTGTTGGAAAGTTTGGGTTGATAAGGTTTTGGTAGAGAAGGTGGATCTAATTCGACCAAATGATGAAATGCAGTTTCTCGATGACGCAATAGGAAGCACGGTCGCATGGTTATCTAAATTTGTAGTATTGTGTGATTGA
- the LOC140957838 gene encoding uncharacterized protein isoform X3, which produces MREKQDHIHTMSRRGYARLTHIMEKTTEGDTRITRSQVWIEGHKKKNGESITQAVGEKMKQIQECPPESQNTINIADDAISLVFGKENRGRVRGMGFGVTPSKVGAYVHQNGTVKQLQDMVHNLQQEMQEMKSMFLQSMRQQNQQEQVPSGGIGSGIGNEVGSNSDINIGAKKSCDFDNVKKHLATAQSNLKNVSCGDICANSKCKLLHWSVDGLVVAEGRISSTDLNTKVHHVVLGRSCWKVWVDKVLVEKVDLIRPNDEMQFLDDAIGSTVAWLSKFVVLCD; this is translated from the exons ATGAGGGAAAAACAAGACCACATTCACACAATGAGCCGGAGAGGTTATGCTCGTTTGACTCACATTATg GAGAAGACAACTGAAGGAGATACAAGAATTACGAGATCACAAGTTTGGATTGAAGGgcacaagaaaaaaaatggagaaTCTATTACTCAAGCTGTTGGAGAGAAAATG AAACAAATACAAGAATGTCCACCTGAATCTCAAAACACAATTAACATTGCTGATGATGCAATTAGCCTTGTGTTTGGCAAGGAAAATCGGGGTAGAGTGCGAGGGATGGGCTTTGGAGTTACACCATCAAAAGTTGGAGCTTATGTACATCAAAATGGCACTGTTAAACAACTTCAAGATATGGTGCATAACCTTCAACAAGAAATGCAAGAAATGAAGTCCATGTTTTTACAAAGTATGAGACAACAAAATCAACAAGAACAG GTTCCTAGTGGTGGCATTGGTAGCGGTATTGGGAATGAAGTTGGCAGCAACAGTGATATCAATATTGGTGCAAAGAAAAGTTGTGATTTTGATAATGTTAAAAAACATCTTGCTACAGCTCAG TCAAATTTGAAGAATGTGAGTTGTGGAGATATATGTGCTAATAGTAAATGTAAGTTGCTTCATTGGTCTGTTGATGGATTAGTTGTTGCAGAAGGTCGAATTTCATCTACAGATCTAAACACAAAAGTGCATCATGTTGTTCTTGGTAGATCTTGTTGGAAAGTTTGGGTTGATAAGGTTTTGGTAGAGAAGGTGGATCTAATTCGACCAAATGATGAAATGCAGTTTCTCGATGACGCAATAGGAAGCACGGTCGCATGGTTATCTAAATTTGTAGTATTGTGTGATTGA
- the LOC140957838 gene encoding uncharacterized protein isoform X5, with protein sequence MDQNQWDLFVKRTLSPTFQEKSAKFRAMREKQDHIHTMSRRGYARLTHIMEKTTEGDTRITRSQVWIEGHKKKNGESITQAVGEKMKQIQECPPESQNTINIADDAISLVFGKENRGRVRGMGFGVTPSKVGAYVHQNGTVKQLQDMVHNLQQEMQEMKSMFLQSMRQQNQQEQSNLKNVSCGDICANSKCKLLHWSVDGLVVAEGRISSTDLNTKVHHVVLGRSCWKVWVDKVLVEKVDLIRPNDEMQFLDDAIGSTVAWLSKFVVLCD encoded by the exons ATGGACCAAAATCAGTGGGACTTGTTTGTAAAGAGGACACTATCACCTACCTTTCAA GAAAAGAGTGCAAAATTTAGAGCAATGAGGGAAAAACAAGACCACATTCACACAATGAGCCGGAGAGGTTATGCTCGTTTGACTCACATTATg GAGAAGACAACTGAAGGAGATACAAGAATTACGAGATCACAAGTTTGGATTGAAGGgcacaagaaaaaaaatggagaaTCTATTACTCAAGCTGTTGGAGAGAAAATG AAACAAATACAAGAATGTCCACCTGAATCTCAAAACACAATTAACATTGCTGATGATGCAATTAGCCTTGTGTTTGGCAAGGAAAATCGGGGTAGAGTGCGAGGGATGGGCTTTGGAGTTACACCATCAAAAGTTGGAGCTTATGTACATCAAAATGGCACTGTTAAACAACTTCAAGATATGGTGCATAACCTTCAACAAGAAATGCAAGAAATGAAGTCCATGTTTTTACAAAGTATGAGACAACAAAATCAACAAGAACAG TCAAATTTGAAGAATGTGAGTTGTGGAGATATATGTGCTAATAGTAAATGTAAGTTGCTTCATTGGTCTGTTGATGGATTAGTTGTTGCAGAAGGTCGAATTTCATCTACAGATCTAAACACAAAAGTGCATCATGTTGTTCTTGGTAGATCTTGTTGGAAAGTTTGGGTTGATAAGGTTTTGGTAGAGAAGGTGGATCTAATTCGACCAAATGATGAAATGCAGTTTCTCGATGACGCAATAGGAAGCACGGTCGCATGGTTATCTAAATTTGTAGTATTGTGTGATTGA